A genome region from Mycolicibacterium litorale includes the following:
- the mtrB gene encoding MtrAB system histidine kinase MtrB, protein MIWGARRRIRGGFWRSGPLIRGLGALGRALSLVWRRSLQLRVVSLTLGLSLAVILVLGFVLTSQITDRILEVKVKAAIEEIEQARNTVGGIVGGEETRSLDSSLQLARNTLIDRKADAGSGLAGAYDAVLVVPGDGPRAATAAGPVGQVPDALRDFVKAGQVSYQYATVTADGFSGPALIVGSPTSSEVTNLELYLIFPLNNEESTIALVRGTMATGGIVLLGLLAAIALLVARQIVLPVRSASRIAERFAEGHLSERMPVRGEDDMARLAVSFNDMAESLQRQITQLEEFGNLQRRFTSDVSHELRTPLTTVRMAADLIHDHADDLDPALRRSTELMVSELDRFETLLSDLLEISRHDAGVAELSVESVDLRSTVQSALDNVGHLAQEADIELIVDQPAEEVIAEVDPRRVERILRNLIANAIDHAEHKPVRIRMAADEDTVAVTVRDYGVGLRPGEEKLVFSRFWRSDPSRVRRSGGTGLGLAISIEDARLHQGRLEAWGEPGKGACFRLTLPLVRGHKVTTSPLPLKPISPEKAPRRGGRERQPAGETV, encoded by the coding sequence ATGATCTGGGGCGCGAGACGGCGCATCCGGGGAGGTTTCTGGCGGTCGGGACCGCTGATTCGCGGACTCGGCGCGCTGGGACGGGCGTTGAGCCTGGTGTGGCGCCGCTCGCTGCAGTTGCGTGTCGTCAGCCTGACCCTCGGGCTGTCGCTCGCCGTCATCCTGGTGCTCGGCTTCGTGCTGACCAGCCAGATCACCGACCGCATCCTCGAGGTCAAGGTCAAGGCGGCGATCGAGGAGATCGAACAGGCCCGCAACACCGTGGGCGGCATCGTGGGCGGTGAGGAGACCCGCTCCCTCGACAGCAGTCTGCAGCTGGCGAGGAACACGCTGATCGACCGCAAAGCGGACGCCGGCAGCGGACTCGCCGGTGCCTACGACGCAGTGCTCGTCGTGCCCGGTGACGGACCCCGCGCCGCGACCGCCGCAGGACCTGTCGGCCAGGTGCCCGACGCGCTGCGCGACTTCGTCAAGGCGGGCCAGGTCAGCTACCAGTACGCGACCGTGACCGCCGACGGCTTCTCCGGGCCCGCGCTGATCGTCGGCAGCCCGACGTCCTCGGAGGTCACCAACCTCGAGCTGTACCTGATCTTCCCGTTGAACAACGAGGAGTCCACGATCGCGCTGGTGCGCGGCACCATGGCCACCGGCGGCATCGTGCTGCTGGGCCTGCTCGCCGCGATCGCGCTGCTGGTGGCCCGCCAGATCGTGCTGCCGGTGCGCTCGGCGTCGCGCATCGCGGAGCGGTTCGCCGAAGGGCATCTGTCGGAACGGATGCCGGTGCGCGGCGAGGACGATATGGCCCGGCTGGCGGTGTCGTTCAACGATATGGCCGAAAGCCTGCAGCGTCAGATCACCCAGCTCGAAGAATTCGGGAACCTGCAGCGCCGCTTCACCTCTGACGTGTCCCACGAATTGCGGACGCCGTTGACGACGGTGCGCATGGCCGCCGACCTGATCCACGACCATGCCGACGACCTCGACCCGGCGCTGCGCCGGTCGACCGAGCTGATGGTCAGCGAACTCGACCGGTTCGAGACGCTGCTCAGCGACCTGCTCGAGATCTCCCGCCACGACGCCGGCGTCGCCGAACTGTCGGTCGAGTCGGTGGATCTGCGTTCGACGGTGCAGAGCGCGCTGGATAACGTCGGCCACCTCGCGCAGGAGGCCGACATCGAGTTGATCGTCGACCAACCCGCCGAGGAGGTCATCGCCGAGGTGGATCCGCGCCGCGTGGAACGGATTCTGCGCAACCTGATCGCCAACGCGATCGACCACGCCGAGCACAAGCCGGTGCGCATCCGGATGGCCGCCGACGAGGACACCGTCGCCGTCACCGTGCGGGACTACGGGGTCGGTCTGCGGCCGGGCGAGGAGAAGTTGGTGTTCAGTCGGTTCTGGCGGTCGGATCCGTCACGCGTGCGCCGCTCCGGCGGGACGGGGCTGGGGCTGGCGATCAGTATCGAGGACGCCCGGTTGCACCAGGGCCGGCTCGAGGCGTGGGGCGAACCCGGCAAGGGCGCCTGCTTCCGGCTGACCCTGCCGCTGGTGCGCGGCCACAAGGTGACGACCAGCCCGCTGCCGCTGAAACCCATTTCGCCCGAGAAGGCGCCGCGACGTGGTGGCCGCGAACGCCAACCGGCAGGGGAGACGGTGTGA
- the mtrA gene encoding two-component system response regulator MtrA, producing MDTMRQRILVVDDDPSLAEMLTIVLRGEGFDTAVIGDGTQALTAVRELRPDLVLLDLMLPGMNGIDVCRVLRADSGVPIVMLTAKTDTVDVVLGLESGADDYVMKPFKPKELVARVRARLRRNEDEPAELLSIGDVEIDVPAHKVTRQGEQISLTPLEFDLLVALARKPRQVFTRDVLLEQVWGYRHPADTRLVNVHVQRLRAKVEKDPENPQVVLTVRGVGYKAGPP from the coding sequence ATGGACACCATGAGGCAAAGGATTCTGGTTGTCGACGACGACCCATCGCTGGCCGAGATGCTCACCATCGTCCTGCGCGGGGAAGGATTCGACACCGCCGTCATCGGCGACGGCACCCAGGCGCTGACCGCAGTCCGGGAGCTCCGCCCGGATCTGGTGCTGCTGGATCTGATGCTGCCCGGCATGAACGGCATCGACGTCTGCCGCGTACTGCGGGCCGATTCCGGTGTGCCGATCGTCATGCTCACCGCGAAGACGGACACCGTCGACGTCGTGCTCGGCCTGGAATCCGGTGCCGACGACTACGTCATGAAACCGTTCAAACCCAAGGAACTCGTCGCACGCGTTCGCGCCCGGTTGCGCCGCAACGAGGACGAGCCGGCGGAGTTGCTGTCGATCGGCGATGTGGAGATCGACGTTCCCGCCCACAAGGTCACCCGGCAGGGCGAGCAGATCTCGCTGACCCCGCTGGAGTTCGACCTGTTGGTGGCGCTGGCACGCAAACCGCGCCAGGTGTTTACTCGAGATGTGCTGCTCGAACAGGTGTGGGGATACCGTCACCCCGCTGACACCCGTTTGGTGAACGTGCACGTCCAGCGGTTGCGGGCCAAGGTCGAGAAAGACCCGGAGAATCCGCAGGTGGTGTTGACCGTTCGAGGAGTGGGATACAAGGCCGGACCTCCATGA
- a CDS encoding dTMP kinase, producing MLIAIEGVDGAGKRTLTNGVRAAFEGVGRSVATLAFPRYHRSVTADLAAEALHGGHGDLAGSVYAMAVLFALDRADAREEIGHLTAAYDVVILDRYVASNAAYSAARLHQAADGEVVEWVRTLEYDRLDLPAVDWQILLDVPTEVAAERAERRAEQEADRARDAYERDGGLQRRTGDVYTALAAMDWCGRWMVAGPDADGAALAERLTAS from the coding sequence GTGCTGATCGCGATCGAAGGTGTCGACGGCGCCGGCAAACGGACGTTGACCAACGGTGTGCGTGCCGCCTTCGAAGGGGTCGGCCGCTCGGTGGCGACGCTGGCGTTCCCGCGCTACCACCGGTCGGTGACCGCCGACCTGGCCGCCGAGGCGCTGCACGGCGGTCACGGCGACCTCGCCGGATCGGTGTACGCAATGGCGGTGCTGTTCGCCCTCGACCGCGCCGACGCCCGCGAGGAGATCGGGCACCTCACCGCGGCCTACGACGTGGTGATCCTCGACCGCTACGTCGCCTCCAACGCCGCCTACAGCGCCGCGCGCCTGCACCAGGCCGCCGACGGCGAGGTCGTCGAGTGGGTGCGGACGCTGGAGTACGACCGGTTGGATCTGCCTGCCGTCGACTGGCAGATCCTCCTCGACGTGCCCACGGAGGTGGCCGCCGAGCGCGCCGAGCGCCGGGCCGAACAGGAAGCCGACCGTGCCCGCGACGCCTACGAGCGCGACGGCGGGCTGCAGCGGCGCACTGGAGACGTCTACACGGCGCTGGCCGCAATGGACTGGTGTGGCCGCTGGATGGTGGCCGGGCCCGACGCCGACGGGGCGGCACTGGCCGAGCGGCTCACCGCTTCCTGA
- a CDS encoding amidohydrolase, protein MSATDTVLAGLAGIRDWQQDCYRDLHRNPELSHQEFGTARKIADRLGGLGYQVHDGIGGTGVVGVLANGPGPTVLLRADMDALPVAEATGLDYASTVHSTDRDGHEVPVMHACGHDVHVTALLGAAQLLAEGTDEWHGTAVALFQPAEETADGARAMVDDGLADVLPAVDVALGQHVLPLPAGMVGTHAGPFLAAADSMRITVHGRGSHGSMPQSSVDPVVLAAMIVLRLQTVVSREVAPSEPAVLTVGSIQSGSKSNVIPDRAVLQLNIRTFSEQTRTTILDTVRRIVTAECEASGSPKDPEFELFDRFPLTDNDAETTTRVHDAFASFFGDKCWEMPQGAASEDFSEIPTALGVPYTYWGVGGVDPAAFRRAAEAGRVEQDIPVNHSPNFAPVIQPTLDTATQALVVAAMTWLTPAG, encoded by the coding sequence ATGAGCGCCACCGACACCGTCCTGGCCGGCCTGGCCGGGATCCGCGACTGGCAGCAGGACTGCTACCGAGATCTGCACCGGAACCCCGAACTGTCACACCAGGAGTTCGGCACGGCCCGTAAGATCGCCGACCGGCTCGGCGGCCTCGGATACCAGGTGCACGACGGTATCGGCGGCACCGGTGTGGTCGGCGTGCTCGCGAACGGGCCCGGACCCACCGTGCTGCTGCGCGCCGACATGGACGCGCTGCCGGTGGCCGAGGCCACCGGACTGGACTACGCCAGCACCGTCCACAGCACCGATCGTGACGGCCACGAGGTCCCGGTCATGCACGCCTGCGGGCATGACGTCCACGTGACCGCCCTGCTCGGCGCGGCGCAACTGCTCGCCGAGGGCACCGACGAATGGCACGGTACGGCCGTCGCCCTGTTCCAGCCGGCCGAAGAAACGGCCGACGGCGCCCGCGCCATGGTCGACGACGGCCTGGCGGACGTGCTGCCCGCGGTCGACGTCGCACTCGGACAGCACGTCCTGCCGCTTCCCGCTGGCATGGTGGGCACGCACGCCGGTCCGTTCCTGGCCGCCGCGGACAGCATGCGGATCACCGTGCACGGCCGCGGTTCGCACGGATCCATGCCACAGTCGTCGGTCGATCCGGTGGTGCTGGCCGCGATGATCGTGCTGCGGTTGCAGACCGTCGTCTCGCGTGAGGTCGCTCCGTCAGAACCCGCTGTTCTCACCGTCGGCAGCATCCAATCGGGCAGCAAGAGCAACGTCATCCCGGATCGAGCGGTGCTGCAACTCAACATCCGCACATTCAGCGAGCAGACGCGCACCACGATCCTCGACACGGTCCGCCGGATCGTCACGGCCGAATGCGAGGCCTCCGGATCGCCGAAGGACCCGGAGTTCGAGTTGTTCGACCGCTTCCCGCTGACCGACAACGACGCCGAGACCACGACGCGCGTGCACGACGCGTTCGCGTCGTTCTTCGGCGACAAATGCTGGGAGATGCCGCAGGGCGCGGCCAGCGAGGACTTCAGCGAGATCCCGACGGCGCTCGGGGTGCCGTACACGTACTGGGGTGTCGGCGGTGTCGATCCGGCGGCGTTCCGCAGAGCCGCCGAAGCCGGGCGGGTGGAGCAGGACATTCCGGTCAACCACTCGCCGAACTTCGCACCGGTCATCCAGCCGACCCTCGACACCGCCACCCAGGCGCTGGTGGTGGCGGCGATGACCTGGCTGACCCCCGCCGGCTGA
- a CDS encoding WXG100 family type VII secretion target, protein MGQSVEVVVSELDSAAARLADAGQRLQDGLSGVDLEVGQLLGSGWKGGAASAFGTEWDKWHSGAGQVVRGLQTMSQWLTVAAKEYAKTDEQAAGAVDSAMQQSGGPGASTGGGSTGGGPAGGHATWQTAGGTARGQGGGADLAQQMNLSGPATSPAAQFGQFVPTAAQAVQGAAGQSAQAAGGLAQQAAALAQQIVELAQQAGDDEKDSEDAPLGDSAEPGNVTGSPVPLDSLEPAVEAVPVVGDQLR, encoded by the coding sequence ATGGGGCAATCAGTGGAAGTTGTCGTCTCCGAGCTGGACTCGGCGGCGGCGCGGCTGGCAGACGCCGGACAGCGCCTCCAGGACGGCCTCTCCGGCGTGGATCTGGAAGTCGGGCAGCTACTCGGGTCCGGATGGAAGGGCGGGGCGGCGTCGGCCTTCGGCACGGAATGGGACAAGTGGCATTCCGGGGCGGGCCAGGTGGTGCGCGGTTTGCAGACGATGTCGCAGTGGTTGACGGTCGCGGCCAAGGAGTACGCGAAGACCGACGAGCAGGCTGCCGGGGCGGTCGACTCGGCGATGCAGCAATCGGGCGGTCCAGGTGCGTCCACGGGCGGGGGCAGCACGGGTGGAGGCCCCGCCGGCGGGCACGCCACATGGCAGACCGCCGGCGGGACCGCGCGCGGCCAGGGCGGTGGTGCCGACTTGGCTCAGCAGATGAACCTGTCGGGGCCGGCCACCTCGCCGGCAGCGCAGTTCGGTCAATTCGTCCCGACGGCCGCGCAAGCCGTACAGGGGGCCGCGGGACAGTCCGCCCAGGCGGCGGGCGGGCTGGCACAGCAGGCCGCCGCGCTGGCGCAGCAGATCGTCGAGCTGGCACAGCAAGCCGGTGACGACGAGAAAGACTCGGAAGACGCACCGCTCGGCGATTCGGCGGAGCCAGGGAACGTCACCGGGTCCCCCGTGCCCCTCGACTCGCTCGAGCCGGCCGTCGAGGCCGTGCCTGTTGTGGGAGACCAGCTGCGATGA
- a CDS encoding WXG100 family type VII secretion target, with amino-acid sequence MTQLVVSFSQLQSAIDHMREFERDVAEVLEDVDQTMVALRATWHGEASDAQARSQQQWEDGAEQMKEALSQLQKIAEMARRNYADAVEKNGRMWA; translated from the coding sequence ATGACCCAGTTGGTGGTGAGCTTCTCGCAACTGCAGTCGGCCATCGACCACATGCGCGAGTTCGAGCGTGACGTCGCGGAGGTCCTGGAGGACGTCGACCAGACCATGGTGGCCCTGCGCGCGACGTGGCACGGCGAGGCTTCGGACGCCCAGGCGCGGTCGCAGCAGCAGTGGGAGGACGGCGCCGAACAGATGAAAGAGGCGCTGTCGCAACTGCAGAAGATCGCCGAGATGGCGCGCAGGAACTACGCCGATGCGGTGGAGAAGAACGGGCGGATGTGGGCGTAG
- a CDS encoding ADP-ribosyltransferase → MGVAASGLLIEVDPDALIAAGKQMGSLGTQLGMLSDALGQLVSGGIASGTDPAGLNFGLKYGDQAQEFADGLADGANSFKSVGYMIEATGYNYKNADAVSTVGGSGPTGGLGAEPSPTAAGDAATGPNGVMIPPPSKWHLVVPFLNVIPGGMFAGAALTWPTGNSAMMRLTATQWHNLATGLSVFEQEMATVKSTVAAQNIPEGEKIGEVLTKLGQFTTGLADSASTLGTSIDDFAAGVQETQDAIRRLLDRISLDGLWDTVKGIFTGEADDILREVARDIGTVLENFQDQVKGVVGLLEELAAALGDAVTSIQQWVRPKLETLLGDEVGGALADAFTLYTDFQVGLTTGLINTVAGTVSMADPDTWKGMAEVAMSVAQDPSKLPGVLADMGAEFIALDKWSGDHPGRAAGEAAFNIGSLFVPGGALSKTGTVAKGLRATRGLLEDGRIPGLRGLGSGSGTPNLDNVPDLEGVGSRVPDIPEVRPPAIPESLINPTAPGGVDAPSSPRGLEGPAGPPNPPGPAAAPGGGESRGVGGGGDGPPPGPPGTASGPPDSGPVRTDGPSPQPPSPASPGPSQPVDAPSQVPTAGDSAPPATNHAPESSSPSTSPDAGRPASEPSHSPTTQEPPRSETAPSHNGPIHPDAGTSPSPDQHAGGYPPSETHSNAVEPNGQSADRTHTPVDQPAAPPPAAEHHAGHDRTTAAANSPDQHAHTPSEGRQDSAAATPPVGMAGIGPMASHAPGTTHSASPTPTPDARTPEARTPDSRTSDARTPHAGSTEVPRTQQPSATGPAPGHTPTAPVNPAKEPPSSSANQQSPTGLDTPSARGAEASPPPAERPADHRQPDLPNNPPHTGLHDPPANHGIPGERLPDLSDINREYRLPDGSVDPDRFDDWASAVADAYPRITQDGVAGVYDYTTENYQGMNPYLRDIDPLSPQQQSALGADSIESMTDAQRASWEERISDTDDGLAALPPYRADAADSVSSTWRGLHASDELLAQLEMGDIFTDAAYFSTSLDSNVARHFAVSAAPDKTPTLLRVEGHNGVDVSQLSRYTDEAEILFPRGSQFEVVSRTLGADGVVEITLKQVQP, encoded by the coding sequence GTGGGCGTAGCAGCCTCCGGCCTGCTGATCGAGGTCGATCCGGACGCGCTGATCGCTGCGGGCAAGCAGATGGGCTCGCTCGGCACGCAGTTGGGCATGCTGTCGGATGCGTTGGGCCAGCTGGTGTCCGGCGGCATCGCCTCGGGCACCGATCCGGCCGGGTTGAACTTCGGGTTGAAATACGGCGACCAGGCGCAGGAGTTCGCCGATGGGCTGGCCGACGGGGCGAATTCGTTCAAATCCGTGGGCTACATGATCGAGGCGACCGGCTACAACTACAAGAACGCCGACGCGGTGTCGACCGTCGGCGGATCGGGGCCGACGGGAGGGCTGGGCGCTGAGCCGAGTCCGACCGCGGCCGGGGACGCGGCGACGGGCCCGAACGGGGTCATGATTCCCCCACCGAGCAAATGGCATCTCGTCGTGCCGTTTCTGAACGTGATCCCCGGCGGCATGTTCGCGGGCGCCGCGCTGACGTGGCCGACCGGCAATTCCGCGATGATGCGGCTGACCGCCACGCAGTGGCACAACCTCGCCACCGGATTGTCGGTGTTCGAGCAGGAGATGGCGACAGTGAAAAGCACTGTGGCCGCGCAGAACATCCCCGAAGGCGAGAAGATCGGGGAAGTTCTCACCAAGCTGGGACAGTTCACGACGGGACTCGCGGATTCGGCGTCGACACTCGGAACGTCGATCGACGATTTCGCCGCCGGCGTGCAGGAGACCCAGGACGCCATCCGCCGCCTGCTCGACCGCATCTCCCTGGACGGCCTGTGGGACACGGTGAAGGGCATCTTCACCGGCGAGGCCGACGACATCCTGCGCGAGGTCGCCCGCGATATCGGCACCGTGCTGGAGAACTTCCAGGACCAGGTCAAAGGAGTCGTCGGACTACTCGAGGAACTCGCCGCAGCCCTCGGCGACGCGGTGACGAGCATTCAGCAATGGGTGCGCCCCAAGCTGGAGACGCTGCTCGGCGACGAGGTGGGTGGCGCTCTCGCCGACGCGTTCACGCTGTACACCGACTTCCAGGTCGGGCTGACGACGGGGTTGATCAACACCGTGGCGGGCACCGTGTCGATGGCCGACCCCGACACCTGGAAGGGGATGGCGGAGGTCGCGATGTCGGTGGCGCAGGACCCGTCGAAGCTGCCCGGCGTCCTGGCCGACATGGGTGCGGAGTTCATCGCGTTGGACAAGTGGTCCGGCGACCACCCGGGCCGGGCTGCCGGTGAGGCCGCGTTCAACATCGGCTCCCTGTTCGTCCCCGGGGGGGCGCTGTCGAAGACGGGCACCGTGGCCAAGGGGCTGCGGGCCACCCGCGGACTGCTGGAAGACGGGCGGATACCGGGGCTGCGCGGCCTCGGCTCGGGAAGCGGCACACCGAACCTCGACAATGTTCCCGACCTCGAGGGAGTGGGGTCGAGGGTTCCGGATATCCCGGAGGTCCGCCCGCCGGCGATCCCGGAGTCCCTGATCAACCCGACGGCACCCGGCGGCGTCGACGCCCCGTCCAGCCCGCGCGGCTTGGAAGGTCCGGCGGGCCCGCCGAACCCGCCGGGGCCGGCCGCCGCCCCGGGCGGTGGCGAGAGTCGCGGCGTCGGCGGCGGAGGCGACGGTCCGCCACCTGGTCCCCCTGGAACCGCCAGCGGCCCACCGGATTCCGGCCCGGTGCGAACGGACGGACCGTCACCGCAGCCGCCGTCACCGGCATCGCCGGGGCCGAGCCAGCCTGTTGACGCGCCGAGCCAGGTACCGACCGCCGGCGATTCTGCGCCGCCTGCCACCAATCACGCACCAGAGTCGTCGAGTCCCTCGACGTCCCCCGACGCCGGCCGGCCGGCGTCGGAGCCCAGCCACTCGCCCACGACCCAGGAACCCCCGAGGTCCGAGACGGCGCCGTCCCACAACGGCCCGATCCACCCGGATGCCGGCACGTCCCCGTCGCCAGACCAGCACGCCGGCGGCTACCCGCCGAGCGAAACACATTCGAACGCAGTCGAACCCAACGGACAATCGGCCGACCGTACGCACACACCGGTGGATCAGCCCGCTGCTCCCCCGCCCGCGGCGGAGCATCATGCCGGACACGATCGCACTACCGCCGCGGCCAATTCGCCTGACCAACACGCACATACGCCGAGCGAGGGGCGTCAGGACTCGGCCGCCGCGACGCCGCCGGTCGGGATGGCCGGCATCGGGCCGATGGCCTCGCACGCTCCGGGGACGACCCACAGCGCGAGCCCGACGCCCACACCGGATGCGCGGACCCCCGAGGCGCGGACACCGGATTCGCGGACATCGGATGCGCGGACGCCGCACGCGGGGTCGACTGAAGTTCCACGCACACAACAGCCGTCGGCAACTGGCCCGGCGCCGGGTCATACGCCCACGGCACCGGTGAATCCGGCGAAAGAGCCTCCGTCGAGCTCCGCGAATCAGCAATCTCCCACAGGATTGGACACGCCCAGCGCCCGGGGCGCGGAGGCCTCACCTCCTCCCGCGGAACGCCCGGCAGACCACAGACAACCCGATCTGCCGAACAACCCCCCACACACCGGATTACACGACCCGCCGGCCAACCACGGCATCCCCGGCGAGCGACTGCCCGATCTTAGCGACATCAACAGGGAATACCGCCTGCCGGACGGATCGGTCGACCCGGACCGGTTCGACGACTGGGCGAGCGCTGTCGCCGATGCGTATCCCAGGATCACCCAGGACGGCGTCGCCGGTGTGTACGACTACACGACTGAGAACTACCAAGGCATGAACCCTTATCTCCGGGATATCGATCCGCTGTCACCACAACAGCAGTCGGCCCTCGGGGCAGATTCGATCGAATCGATGACCGATGCTCAGCGCGCATCGTGGGAAGAGAGGATCTCAGACACTGACGATGGGCTGGCGGCGCTGCCACCGTACAGAGCCGACGCAGCCGACTCGGTGTCGTCCACCTGGCGAGGGCTGCATGCCTCTGACGAGTTACTTGCGCAATTGGAGATGGGCGACATCTTCACCGATGCTGCGTACTTCAGTACCTCGCTCGACTCGAACGTCGCCCGACACTTCGCGGTCAGCGCGGCCCCAGACAAGACTCCCACGTTGCTGCGTGTGGAGGGCCACAATGGAGTGGATGTGTCACAGCTCTCCCGCTATACCGACGAAGCCGAGATTCTGTTTCCGCGTGGTTCGCAGTTCGAAGTGGTATCCCGCACTCTCGGAGCCGACGGCGTCGTAGAGATCACCCTGAAGCAGGTCCAACCATGA
- a CDS encoding rhodanese-like domain-containing protein encodes MASENFTSERVAAIVTMTGRSIAPMSRHPEELEIAILPGTLLLPAGAIAVPGLTNPVVLLTEKGWAPELPESRAELERTVIEHVTHAMAQPAVPIFSPGRFTPPRRSAGQ; translated from the coding sequence GTGGCCAGCGAGAATTTCACCTCGGAACGTGTCGCGGCCATCGTGACCATGACCGGCCGTTCCATCGCGCCGATGTCGCGGCACCCCGAGGAGTTGGAGATTGCGATTCTTCCGGGAACGCTGCTGCTGCCGGCTGGGGCGATCGCTGTTCCCGGCCTCACCAACCCCGTCGTTCTCCTGACTGAGAAGGGTTGGGCGCCTGAACTCCCAGAGTCGAGAGCCGAACTGGAGCGGACAGTCATCGAGCACGTCACCCATGCTATGGCCCAGCCCGCGGTACCCATATTCTCTCCCGGAAGGTTCACGCCACCGCGGCGCTCAGCCGGTCAATGA